The Pirellulales bacterium genome segment CTGTGCCGCCGACCCCGGTTGCGCCGCCGAGGCCACCTGCGCCGGTAACTAACATTGGCCGGGATCGTCCCGCTGGCTTCACCGCCAGCGGGACACCCGCCTGTTTCGAGCGACCCGGATCAACGACAACCGCTAGCATCCAGGCCAGATTTCGCTCGCATAAAGATCGCCGGCCACCGCCGCCGATCCCGATTGTTAAAAAAGTTTCCTATCCAAATACCCGGGGTCGTGGTTCTGAAACCCGTTCCGGTCACATAAATCCGCAGAAAATTCAGCCTGCCGACTACTGGCGATTTTGTACTTCGCCAAACCGTCCGTAGTAACGATTTTTGCGGAGCTTGCCAGCCTTTCGAAGGATTGCGAAAGGGTTGAGTCTGGTCAAATCGGCCCCGGGTTGATCCCTGTTGGATCAATCCGGGGTTTTTTTATGCGCTTTTGATAACTTGCGCGGTTTAGTGTATCTGCACAACTGGCATTTCTGGCGATCGCTCCCTCTCAAACTGCGAAACACGCTTTAGCCCGAAAAATCGCTGCAATCGTTATAAATTCACTCAATGACCCTGTGCGGGATACCGATAACGAAGAGGCCGAAACCTCGATCTGCTTATCGTTATGCCAGCAACTCCTCCTCAATCCGCCGCTCCGCTGTGGCTTTCCGACGCTGTTGTGGCGGCGGACGGGTCGCAAAGGTCCGCGGTATGGCTTCGTTTTTGGCGTCAATGGGGGTATGTCTGGCTCGTGGGGGCCTTGGCCTGGTTTTTGATCGGGGTGGTGATCGCAAATTTGGTGCAATTCCGCCTGGCACAAACGCAAGCTGCCGCCACGCGTCAGACGCATTCCGAGCTTATGAAACTTACCGCCCAACAACAACAGTTGCGGGAAGCGGAACAAAAATTATGGCGTGAGAGTTTAGCAGTCCCCGTGGAGATCGCGCAGCGCTTAACGCGCGCCCCGCTCGTCACGCCGGAAACACGGGCAGTGCAACAACTATTACCAGCGTTTCGCGCGGAATTAACAGCGGCTCAGGCCGAATTGCAGTCCAGTCTGGCGGTGCTGGCCCGAAATGTCGCAACCCCCCTCGCAGGGGATGCCGCCAACTCCCCCGATCAGTCTTTTACGTCCGAAAATCACGTTGATCGGACCGCCATCGAGCAGCAGTTGGAAAAATTGCGAAGCTGGCGGCAAATACACGGGGCAAAGTTTCCCGCGGATCATCCCCTCAATCAGGCTCATGCGCTAGCCATTGAAAATCTGGAAAATACCCTGGCGTTGGGCGTAAAAACTTCCACGGATAAGTCCCCGGTAACTGTCGTACAAAACCAATTTTTGCAGCTTGCCAGTAATTCCCCCGGGAAATCCAACTCAACCGCGGGTCGGTTCGAGTTCGGATCGGTCTTGGCTCAATTGACCTCCATCAATGCCGCCTTGGAAAAACTGCAATCCCCCGTTAACGCCTTGGAGGAATCCTTGGCGTCGGCGAATGCCCTCATAGGGCAAAGCCTGGAATCGGCGGAAATAAAAAAGCTGGCGGATATAGAGCAACAAGCCGCCGCGGCTCAATCGCGTCAAATCGCCGCAGCGCGTCAGTGGCGAAGTATCGTTGAACGCCCCCAAACCGCAATCTGGCAGTTTGACGCGCGCAGCGCGGTTTGGTTGGCGGGGGGCTGCCTGCTGTTAAGCGCCGGTATATGCTTTTTTTGCCATGATGCCGAAGCTGCGCGGGATTTGCCGGCAAAATCCGACATCCCAGCAATGGTAGACGGTCCCCTCCTGACCACCGCCGGAATCGCCCAAAGCCTGGGCATGCCCCCGCAGGCGGTTATTTCCTGCAATTGGAAATTTTCCCCCGCCGTGTCACCTGGCATTCCTTCAGAGCCGGTCTTGATATCCAAGGAGTTAGCTGGCGACAGCCGACTCAAATCCCGCTTGCGGTCCGTCGGTGAATGGACGATCGTGGGTGTGGCCTGTGCCACGCTAATCATGTGTGCGTTGGATGGGGCGTTTCGCACGCAGTTTTTACAATCGCCGCTGACTGCCTGGGTGGTGGGGTGGCAAGAAGTGGCGAATTACTTGTTCGCCGGGTAGCCCCCACAGAGGTTGTTGCCCGGGAATCTAGCTGACATCCCCGGGGCGAGGACCTTTATCCAAAATTAACTAACCAACTGACAGCACTGCCAGGACGCGGGCTTATGTATTTCAATTTTTATGGATTAAGCGGACATCCGTTTGTTGCCGCTCCGCTGGCCGAGAGCTACTTTCCGACAGGTACGGCGGAACAGGCGCGGCACACGCTGGAGCGCTGTCTGGACCGGGCCGAGGGGGTGGCGCTGTTGATCGGTCCGGCGGGAACCGGTAAGAGCCTATTACTGCAGGTGTTGGCCGCGCAATTGGGGGACCGCTATGAGGTGGCCCTGCTGCCTGGGGGCAGAATCTGCACCCGCCGCGCGCTGTTGCAAGCGATTTTATTCGCGCTGCGATTGCCGGTAGCTTCGAGGGACGAGGGGGATTTGCGGTTGGAGTTGTGGGAGCATTTGACGCGTCAACAACGGGCCTTGTTGTTGTTGATTGACGAGGCTCATACCTTGCCGCTAAGGTTGCTCGAGGAGCTGCGGCTGTTGTCAAATTTTGTCCTGCAAGGGAATTATCAGGTGCGGATCCTGCTGGCGGGGAGTCCCTCGCTGGAAGAACGGTTTGCCAATCCCAAACTAGAGGCATTGCAGCAGCGGGTCACGGCCCGGTGTTATTTGCAAGCCTGGAATCGGTCGGAATGCCGCGAGTATATCCGTGCGCAAATTCACCGCACCGGCGGCGTGCCCGAACATTTATTCACCAGCGACGCCCTCGATGCGATCCAGTCCGCCGCCGAGGGTATTCCCCGCTTGATTAATCAGCTATGCGACCACGCGTTGGTGCTGGGGTTTGCCAATGGCCGGGCGCCCCTGGCCAAGCAGGACATCGCCGAGGCTTGGGCCGAACATCAGCAACTGCCCACGCCGCACAATATTGGAATCGTGGCCGCGCCCACCCGGGCCGAAGCAACGGCCTTTGTGGAGTTTGGCGAATTGTCCGACGCATTTGGGGACGCCAATCAGCCAGAGGATGAATATGAAGGAGTCTTAAGCCTGCCGTCCCAGTCCTCCGATTTTCACCTGCCTGATGACGTTTCCCAGGATTTTCATCCACCGCGGCTATTTGACGGCGATTCGCCGGAAGAAGAGTCGCTGCAAACGGAATTTTCCACCACCGAGCCACTGATATCTGGCACGGGACCAGCCGCGCGGAGAACCGCTCCCCCGCGCGTCACTTGGCACGCGCCAGGGAAGGACCCAGCCCCCGCATCAGCCACGGACGCCCTCACCCAGTTAGAGCGGGCGCACCTGCAAGTGCAACAACTGCAAAATGAGTATTACCGTTCCCTGCCTGATCCGGAGGCCGACATGTCGCACCCCGCGCATCCCTTTGCCGAAGCTTTCCTCGAGGAAGAAATTGTCCTAGATCCGTTTTTGCAAAATTCACTGGCCATCCTGGCTGATAAGCCGCGCGTGAATAATCGCCAAAGCCAGGAAATCAGCCAGGGCCTAGAGCGGCACTTGCAACTGCAAGCGCCCCTGTCCGTCACGGTTCATACCACGGAACCCTCCTCGCGACAGGTCTTGCCCATGCCGACCGCGATCCCGCCAGAAGCCGTCCATCCCCCGCATATTCACGAATGCGGGTCGGGGTTGGGCACTTCGCAAATCCAGACTTTTGAGGACGATTTGATTGTGATCGAGGATGATCCCCGCCAGCCAGCGCACACCCGGGTGCGGAGGCAGGATTATAAACAATTATTTGCCCGGCTGCGAAACGGCCAATCATGACGGCCTCATTCATGAGATTTGATCCCCCCCATTCCGGCGAGCGCGCGGCCGACTGGCCCACGCGCCCGCATTTGGCCTTTTGGCAGTTGCCGCATGGCGTGCGGGTATTGACCCGTCTTCCCACGGTGGACAATGGCGAGGCCATTCCCGCCGAGCAAATTCCAGCGAGTTCGCGACCTTTGCCGGAATCTTTCTCCAGCGCGGGCGAACCCCGTCCCACCGAAGCGGAACGGCGATTGTTTGTCGGTTTAGGCTTGCCCGAACTTCCACAATTGCTAACCAGGATAAGTCCCGTCCCGGATACCACGGCGATCGTGTCCCAGGTGGACACCGGTTGCCTGACGGAAGTCATTTTAGAGACCGAGCAAACCTCCCCTGTTCCGGAAGGACGCTCTCTTGCGGATCCTCCTGCCAGGGAAATTACTTCCCACTTACCGCTGGCCGATGATTTG includes the following:
- a CDS encoding AAA family ATPase, with translation MYFNFYGLSGHPFVAAPLAESYFPTGTAEQARHTLERCLDRAEGVALLIGPAGTGKSLLLQVLAAQLGDRYEVALLPGGRICTRRALLQAILFALRLPVASRDEGDLRLELWEHLTRQQRALLLLIDEAHTLPLRLLEELRLLSNFVLQGNYQVRILLAGSPSLEERFANPKLEALQQRVTARCYLQAWNRSECREYIRAQIHRTGGVPEHLFTSDALDAIQSAAEGIPRLINQLCDHALVLGFANGRAPLAKQDIAEAWAEHQQLPTPHNIGIVAAPTRAEATAFVEFGELSDAFGDANQPEDEYEGVLSLPSQSSDFHLPDDVSQDFHPPRLFDGDSPEEESLQTEFSTTEPLISGTGPAARRTAPPRVTWHAPGKDPAPASATDALTQLERAHLQVQQLQNEYYRSLPDPEADMSHPAHPFAEAFLEEEIVLDPFLQNSLAILADKPRVNNRQSQEISQGLERHLQLQAPLSVTVHTTEPSSRQVLPMPTAIPPEAVHPPHIHECGSGLGTSQIQTFEDDLIVIEDDPRQPAHTRVRRQDYKQLFARLRNGQS